TGGACCGCCACATCGCGGCCGGGCGCGAGGACGTGCCCGCGCTCATCTGGCAGGGCGAGCCCGAGGACGAAGCCGTGGCCTACACCTACGCCCGCCTCCAGGCCGAGACGCGCCGCGCCGCCGTGGTGCTGGCCGGGCTCGGGGTGAGCAAGGGCGACGTGGTGGGCCTGAGCCTGCCGTCCCTGCCGGAACTGGTCGTCTCCATGCTGGCCCTGGCGAGGCTGGGGGCCGTGCACCTGGTCTTCCCGGCCGGGCTCTCCCCGGCCGTGGTCTCCAAACGCCTGGACGACTGCGACGCCAAGCTCTTCATCACCGCCGACGGCCACTACAAGGCCGGGCGCCCGGTGGCCGTGAGCCAGCCCCAGGGCGGGCCGCGCCGCGTCGTGGTGCGCCGCACCGGCCAGCCCCTTGTCGATCCCCGCCCGGACGACCTCTGGTGGCACGACCTCATGGACGCCCACGCCACACCCCCCTCCCTGCCCGCGGCGGTGCACGGAGCGTCCGAGCCGCTGTTCATCCTCTACACCTCCGGCTCCTCGGGCCACCCCAAGGGCGTGGTCCACACGGCCGGCGGGTTCCTCACCGCCTGCGCCCACTCCGCCCGCCACGCCTTCGGCGTGGGGCCCGGCATGACCATGTGGTGCCAGGCCGAACCCGGCTGGATCATGGGGCACGCCTACGCGGTCTACGCCCCCCTGTGCCTGGGGGCCACGACCCTTCTCTATGAAGGTTCTCCCAGCCATCCCAAGCCCGACCGAATCTGGCGCATCGCCCAGAAGCACCAGGTGGCCACCCTCATCACCACACCGGCGCTCACCGGCCAGCTCATGCGCGAGGGCGAAGCCTGGCCCGCCGCGCGCGACCTCCCGGCGCTCAAGCTCATCGTGAGCCTGGGCGAGAAGCTCACCCCCGAGAGCCGGCAATGGCTGGCCCGCGCCGTGGGCAAGGGCCGCGCCCCGGTGGTTGACGCCTTCGGGCAGACCGAAACCGGAGGTGTGCTCATGATCTCGGGCAGCCAGGGCGGGCTCTCCCCCATGCCCGGCGCGGAACTCTCCGTGGCCGACGACTCGCGCCTGGGCCTGGACGCTCCCTGGCCCGGACTGGCCGCCGCCCTGGTGGGGTCTCCCTTCGAATTCAGCGGACGCTACGACACGGGCGATCTGGCCCGGCGCGCGCCGGATGGCAAGTTCGTCATCCTGGGGCGTTCCGAGCTGGCCGGGCAGGGTCTCCCCCTGGCCGCGGTGGAGGCCGCCGTGGCCGCCCAGCCCGGAGTGGCCGAAGCCGCCGCCGTGGCCTGCGACGACACGGTGGTGGTCTACGCCACGCTGCGCGCCGAGGCCGACGACCCCTCTAGCATGGAAGACATCCTGACCAAGGCCGTGCGTGAAGGCGTCGAAGCCTCGGAATTCCCCTTGAGCGTGCGCATCGTGCAGGAACTGCCCAAGACCCGCTCTGGCAAGATCGCCCGGCAGGCCTTGCGCGGCGCGGCCGAGGGACGCATGGGCGACGTCTCCGGACTGGCCGATCCCTCGGTCATGGCCGCGCTTCTGGATCAAGGCGACTCCCTGTTCTGAAACATGAACAGGGTTGTCACTTGACTTGGCCAGCCACGGGCATAGATACATCCCCGTCCGCAACCGGCGGTGGAGGCGTTGCCTTGGCGCTTCTTTTGGTTCTTTCGTTCTTCCTGGTGCTCCTCCTGCCCGGAGAAGCCCTGGCCTGGGGTCCCGGCGTCCATACCGCCGCGGCCCGCTTCGTGCTGGCCAACCTCGATCTGGTGCCGTCAGCGGTGGCCGCCCTTATCGCCCAGTTTCCCAACACCTACCTCTACGGCTGCCT
The DNA window shown above is from Fundidesulfovibrio terrae and carries:
- a CDS encoding AMP-binding protein; the protein is MNQPQRERFWDERAKELLAWSSPWTRACPETFEAASRWFEGASLDVSANCLDRHIAAGREDVPALIWQGEPEDEAVAYTYARLQAETRRAAVVLAGLGVSKGDVVGLSLPSLPELVVSMLALARLGAVHLVFPAGLSPAVVSKRLDDCDAKLFITADGHYKAGRPVAVSQPQGGPRRVVVRRTGQPLVDPRPDDLWWHDLMDAHATPPSLPAAVHGASEPLFILYTSGSSGHPKGVVHTAGGFLTACAHSARHAFGVGPGMTMWCQAEPGWIMGHAYAVYAPLCLGATTLLYEGSPSHPKPDRIWRIAQKHQVATLITTPALTGQLMREGEAWPAARDLPALKLIVSLGEKLTPESRQWLARAVGKGRAPVVDAFGQTETGGVLMISGSQGGLSPMPGAELSVADDSRLGLDAPWPGLAAALVGSPFEFSGRYDTGDLARRAPDGKFVILGRSELAGQGLPLAAVEAAVAAQPGVAEAAAVACDDTVVVYATLRAEADDPSSMEDILTKAVREGVEASEFPLSVRIVQELPKTRSGKIARQALRGAAEGRMGDVSGLADPSVMAALLDQGDSLF